A DNA window from Argopecten irradians isolate NY chromosome 10, Ai_NY, whole genome shotgun sequence contains the following coding sequences:
- the LOC138333379 gene encoding uncharacterized protein gives MLTDKVRKGFLFLCFLVVIRIPFLAPYHTGSTREFVTKTEASNTISKIRPNGNHPGKWDPTNEIPKHFFKSLEKIARNLHYASVHARGLKTQVALKKATAEIKNLFGQLDISYRNITERGVTTPRTVCPEEYRGSKFGLNTSYEKGFERIPCNNSKPLSELVTVLILHRNSTESARDTVKDIQKIMPGVQTIIGLDRHLNKKEKSSIERDIPFIKCLGYTARTSEGQIWNDLLKKVRTEYVLIARDINIFDENVRLKRLIGVIEMVGVPIAGGATRDSLDGKWSLGCYQSGMRNYTLVYHEGYDESVQECVMCDCIDGPFVTRTKTLMAKMFDKKINGNGLFLDLFLRVGQENAVVCPDSMFHTRPKKVHASPLTWQSFVDKWKLYKLKFVPGPEILFKCNMKSKQKCTLKKNMLHHPCCLADIIVMLNHLTSTFETRVVDYQLCSGTLLGAVKLNSILPWDVDADIDYLRSNYSALNQFLPQLSFQEHSFQVMNIGKKDTTNFVLKSDISYWYVEIWAESRFTPTAFRTAMENYNGRSVKTMIRVNNVWVHAPFNPGLWARNRYGSEIYKHSQHWRTLGKNTSWGKYPMNDFLKCPEPGHHACLDNYKADGNLQFVDPVP, from the coding sequence ATGTTGACTGATAAGGTCAGGAAAGGATTTCTCTTTCTCTGCTTTCTCGTCGTCATCAGAATCCCCTTTTTAGCTCCATACCACACGGGTAGTACACGTGAATTCGTGACAAAGACTGAAGCGTCAAATACAATAAGCAAAATCCGCCCCAATGGTAATCACCCCGGGAAGTGGGATCCGACGAATGAAATACCAAAACACTTTTTTAAAAGTCTTGAGAAAATAGCTCGAAATTTACACTATGCGTCTGTACACGCTAGAGGTTTAAAGACACAAGTTGCTTTGAAGAAAGCAACAGcagaaattaaaaatctatttgGGCAGCTGGACATCAGTTATAGGAACATTACCGAAAGAGGCGTTACCACACCGCGCACGGTATGTCCGGAGGAGTATCGAGGGTCAAAATTTGGACTGAACACTTCGTACGAGAAAGGGTTCGAAAGAATCCCGTGCAATAACAGCAAACCACTTTCAGAACTAGTCACAGTTTTGATATTACATAGAAATTCAACTGAATCGGCACGGGACACTGTAAAAGACATCCAGAAAATTATGCCTGGTGTTCAAACAATCATTGGTCTTGATCGCCATTTGAACAAAAAGGAAAAGTCTAGCATCGAGCGAGATATACCATTCATCAAATGTCTTGGTTACACGGCGAGGACATCCGAAGGTCAAATATGGAACGATCTTTTGAAGAAGGTGCGAACGGAATACGTGTTGATAGCTCGGGACATTAACATATTTGATGAAAATGTACGATTAAAGCGCTTGATCGGCGTGATCGAGATGGTTGGTGTTCCTATAGCAGGTGGAGCCACCAGAGATTCCCTTGATGGTAAATGGAGTCTAGGATGTTATCAGAGCGGAATGCGGAACTACACATTAGTATACCACGAAGGTTATGACGAGTCCGTTCAAGAATGCGTAATGTGTGATTGTATTGACGGACCGTTTGTAACCCGTACGAAAACTTTGATGgcaaaaatgtttgataaaaagataaatgGCAACGGTTTATTCCTTGATTTGTTTTTACGTGTCGGTCAAGAAAATGCAGTCGTCTGTCCTGATTCTATGTTTCACACTAGGCCTAAAAAGGTACACGCTTCGCCGTTGACGTGGCAAAGTTTTGTAGACAAATGGAAGTTATATAAACTGAAGTTTGTTCCCGGTcctgaaatattatttaaatgtaatatgaaatCGAAACAAAAATGCACTctaaagaaaaatatgttaCACCATCCGTGCTGTCTGGCCGACATCATTGTAATGCTGAATCACTTGACATCAACCTTTGAGACACGTGTTGTAGATTACCAGCTTTGCTCCGGCACGTTACTAGGAGCCGTGAAGCTGAACTCGATTTTACCGTGGGACGTAGATGCTGACATTGATTACCTACGGTCTAATTATAGTGCTTTAAACCAGTTCCTCCCACAGTTGTCTTTCCAGGAACATTCATTTCAGGTAATGAATATTGGTAAAAAGGACACAACGAATTTCGTACTCAAAAGTGACATAAGCTATTGGTATGTAGAGATATGGGCAGAGAGTCGATTTACACCAACAGCCTTCAGGACAGCTATGGAAAACTACAACGGTCGAAGTGTGAAAACAATGATCAGAGTCAATAATGTATGGGTACACGCCCCTTTTAACCCGGGTCTTTGGGCCAGAAACAGGTATGGGTCTGAGATATACAAACATTCACAGCATTGGAGAACTTTGGGAAAGAACACAAGCTGGGGAAAATATCCGATGAACGACTTTCTGAAATGTCCGGAACCAGGTCATCACGCATGCCTAGACAATTATAAAGCGGATGGAAATCTACAGTTCGTCGATCCTGTACCATAA